The proteins below are encoded in one region of Triticum aestivum cultivar Chinese Spring chromosome 1B, IWGSC CS RefSeq v2.1, whole genome shotgun sequence:
- the LOC123140524 gene encoding cytochrome c biogenesis CcmF C-terminal-like mitochondrial protein yields MDRAKSGVLVKASRPILLPDKMERSSSARNALFRFVPVLHFLIIESMGDLSYLESFCGLLCLQFFRTLFSLPRDRSAKRERALRSKGQTLRPKGNEQQNYKMRCPGHPHIERRVEGFGPVAFPAPPPSSSGACLGGVPPESGLEALALPTSRLLMAVGHDYYKKVKMNLSISHGGVCIFMLGVLLSNTNKIQFTQRLPLGPELHMGKERCCLRGLDHLHGPTSHSICGNLMIYKPSPTSERFMFEHDESLRADLLPINFPASYENGKLEDFLHRWMKNHEHKNFWFSMFPERRYFFSIRETRSTTEVAIHTNPFTDLYAPIGTGSSRIGGWYTTIMKLPFIFSIRIGFLLASSEGSRSLLRQLQKDKLHWN; encoded by the exons ATGGACAGAGCAAAAAGTGGAGTGTTGGTCAAAGCAAGCCGCCCTATTCTATTACCAGACAAAATGGAGAGAAGCTCATCCGCTAGAAATGCTTTATTTCGTTTCGTTCCCGTTCTTCATTTCCTTATTATCGAATCCATGGGGGACTTGTCATATTTAGAATCTTTCTGCGGTCTGCTCTGTTTACAATTCTTTCGTACTCTCTTCTCTTTACCACGCGATAGGTCAGCGAAGCGTGAGCGGGCGCTCCGAAGTAAAGGCCAAACACTTCGGCCTAAGGGGAATGAGCAACAAAATTACAAGATGAGGTGCCCCGGGCACCCCCATATAGAAAGAAGGGTCGAAGGTTTTGGGCCTGTAGCTttccccgccccccccccctcgtcgaGTGGTGCTTGTTTGGGGGGTGTGCCACCAGAAAGTGGGCTTGAAGCTCTTGCCTTACCAACGAGCCGACTGCTGATGGCTGTTGGTCACGACTACTACAAAAAAGTGAAGATGAATCTTTCTATTTCACATGGAGGAGTGTGCATCTTTATGTTGGGTGTTCTTCTGTC TAATACGAATAAGATACAGTTCACTCAACGATTGCCCTTGGGTCCCGAACTCCATATGGGGAAGGAACGTTGTTGTTTGCGAGGTCTCGATCATTTACATGGACCCACTTCTCATTCCATTTGTGGGAATTTGATGATTTATAAACCGTCCCCAACGAGTGAAAGGTTCATGTTTGAACATGATGAATCACTTCGTGCCGACCTATTGCCCATAAACTTTCCTGCCTCATATGAGAATGGAAAACTGGAAGATTTTCTGCATCGGTGGATGAAGAATCACGAACATAAGAATTTCTGGTTTAGCATGTTCCCAGAAAGAAGATACTTTTTTTCCATTCGAGAAACGAGGAGCACGACTGAAGTGGCTATACATACAAATCCATTTACGGATCTATATGCTCCGATTGGAACTGGAAGTTCCAGAATTGGCGGCTGGTATACCACCATAATGAAATTGCCTTTTATTTTTAGTATTCGGATAGGATTTCTGTTGGCTTCATCGGAAGGCTCGCGTAGTTTGTTACGTCAACTCCAAAAGGATAAGTTGCATTGGAATTGA